From the genome of Haloplanus vescus:
GTGAGATGACCGCGGGCGACGTCATCGCGAGCGCCGAACTGACCCTCCGCGACGAAGCGAAATCGCCGCTGGCGTGGATGTTCGGAGCCGTCGACGACTTCGAGAAAATCGACGACTACACCGTACAGGTGAACATGAGCGAGGTCGACGCCTCGTTCAAGTACGTCCCCGCCACAACGGCGTGGGGAGTCGCGCCAGCGTCACAGATAGAGGAGAAAGGGACCGACCTCGCACAGGAACCGGTCGGTGCCGGACCGTTCCAACTGGAGGAGTGGCAGAGCGGTAACCACGTCCGTCTCACTCGTCACGACGACTACTGGGACGGTGACCTCCCGTACCTCGACGAGGCGACGTTCCAGATCGTCCCCAACGGCACCTCGCGCATCACGGGGATGCGAAACGGCGAGTTCGGCGGGACGAGTGGTATTCCCATCGACCAGTTGTCGGTGCTCGACCAGCTCGACAACGTCGACCTCTACACCACGACGTCCTTCCAGACGAGCCATCTGGTGTTCAACTGTATGGAAGGGCCGTTTAGCGACGCGCAGGTTCGGCGCGCGGTGAGTTACGCCATCGATACGGAGGCCATCACCCAGAGTACGGTCGGTGACTACGGCTCCCACGCGCACAGCATGCTGCCCGAGGGGATGATGGGACACGTCACGCCCGAGGACCTGGAGTACGACGGGTTTCCGTACGACCCCGAGAAGGCGAAACAGCTCCTCGACGACGCCGGGCTGACGGGGAGTCCTCGGCTCGAGACGACGCTGATGACGACGCAGAATACCGTCACACAGAAGCCAGCAATCGCCATCCAGCAGTATCTCAGCGAGGTCGGCATCGACGTAAGCGTCAACAAAGTCTCCCAATCGACGTACGTCGACACCATCTGGGGAGAGGAGGACTTCTCCGAGCGGCCAGACATGCAGATGACGCTCTGGGCCTCCGACTACCCCTCGCCGGACGCCATCATCCGCCCGCTGTTCGACTCGGAGCAACTGCCGCCGAGTAACAACTGGTTCGGCTACCAGAACGAGGAAGTCGACCAACTCCTCCAGCAGTTCAAGACGACGACCGACCCCGAAGAACGGGCCCAGTACGCGAAGCAGGCCAATCAAATCGTCGTCGACGACGCGCCCGGCGTCTGGGTCTTCCACCCGGACACCACCAAGGCGTTCAACACGAAATTCGAGGGGTACGACGGACAGGTCCCGGCGTTCGTCACGTACTTCACCAGCTTCCTTCGTGACATGTACGTCTCGGAATAACAATGGTGTCGAGTCACGCGCTCAGGTATCTAGTCAAGCGACTCGGAGTCGGCGTGTTCATCGTATGGGCGGTGACGTTCCTCGTGTTCGGCCTGCTCCAGATCGCTCCCGGCTCGCCTGCCGACATCCTACTGGCAGGTGGCGTCGTCACCGAGGAGATGCGCCAGACCGTCATCCAGCAGTACAATCTCAACGAGCCGTGGCACGTCCAGTACCTTCTATGGCTGAAAGACGTCCTGACGGGCGACTTGGGCTACTCGTTCGCCCAGCAGCGCCCGGTTGCGGCGCTCATCGCCGAACGGTGGGCGATCACGGCCCAAATCGTGACGCTGAGCATGGTACTCGCGACGCTGCTGTCCATTCCGACGGGCATCGTTGCCGGCTACAAACACGGCTCGCGGCTGGACCGCGTGCTGACCGTCCTCGCCATCGTCGGCGTCAGCGTTCCGGTGTTCGTCAGCGGCGTGCTGGCGATTCTGGTCTTCTCGTTCCACCTGAACGTGCTCCCGTCGAGCGGTGCCGGCTCCGGCGTCGTCGGGCGCCTCACACATCTGTTCGTCCCTTCGCTGCTGTTGGGGGGGACAATCGGCGCCCTGATGTTTCGGATGATGCGGTCGGGAATGCGGGACGTACTCGAGAAAGACTACATGGAGACCTGCGTCGCGATGGGACTGCCGACCCGGAGGATAGTCCTGAAGCACGCGACCATCAACGCGCTCGCCCCGGTACTGACGGTGTCGGGGCTGTGGATCG
Proteins encoded in this window:
- a CDS encoding ABC transporter substrate-binding protein gives rise to the protein MTEQPDDDSYRRRRILQAASVAAGSTVLAGCTGGDSGGDGSTETGSGSGDGKHGGSMTFALGGSPANLSYWQSYDTVTNNLTTQIWDSLLEYSEPEMELKPALATSWESPDDTTYVYELREGVTFHDGSEMTAGDVIASAELTLRDEAKSPLAWMFGAVDDFEKIDDYTVQVNMSEVDASFKYVPATTAWGVAPASQIEEKGTDLAQEPVGAGPFQLEEWQSGNHVRLTRHDDYWDGDLPYLDEATFQIVPNGTSRITGMRNGEFGGTSGIPIDQLSVLDQLDNVDLYTTTSFQTSHLVFNCMEGPFSDAQVRRAVSYAIDTEAITQSTVGDYGSHAHSMLPEGMMGHVTPEDLEYDGFPYDPEKAKQLLDDAGLTGSPRLETTLMTTQNTVTQKPAIAIQQYLSEVGIDVSVNKVSQSTYVDTIWGEEDFSERPDMQMTLWASDYPSPDAIIRPLFDSEQLPPSNNWFGYQNEEVDQLLQQFKTTTDPEERAQYAKQANQIVVDDAPGVWVFHPDTTKAFNTKFEGYDGQVPAFVTYFTSFLRDMYVSE
- a CDS encoding ABC transporter permease; amino-acid sequence: MVSSHALRYLVKRLGVGVFIVWAVTFLVFGLLQIAPGSPADILLAGGVVTEEMRQTVIQQYNLNEPWHVQYLLWLKDVLTGDLGYSFAQQRPVAALIAERWAITAQIVTLSMVLATLLSIPTGIVAGYKHGSRLDRVLTVLAIVGVSVPVFVSGVLAILVFSFHLNVLPSSGAGSGVVGRLTHLFVPSLLLGGTIGALMFRMMRSGMRDVLEKDYMETCVAMGLPTRRIVLKHATINALAPVLTVSGLWIGFLIVYAMVVEYVFGMGGLGRLIIHAVQAQDAPVVLAGTIITAVVFVVSNIVVDFLYTKIDPRITIGGQT